A region from the Alnus glutinosa chromosome 5, dhAlnGlut1.1, whole genome shotgun sequence genome encodes:
- the LOC133868103 gene encoding G-type lectin S-receptor-like serine/threonine-protein kinase At1g11300, whose product MFSQTRSLETMELVRNANLSALLILLFCFCLEFGSSTDTITAAKFISDPETIISNGGSFQLGFFSPPNSTYRYVGIWYSNISVSPVIWVANRDQPLNNSSGIFAISEDGNLVVLDGQNNVLWSSNLTSSVVNSSAQLLDNGNLVLQGNATETTRWESFEHPCDTVPPNMEISTNVTTGKKVQLTSWKSSSDPSIGNFSAGIDVRNLPELLVWKDSSPYWRSGPWNSRIFIGIPDMYSSYLNGFSLEDDKEGTFFSLTFSYSNIPFPTKFVLNAQGNLLLTYFNNGEDWEVPWSAWKSECDVYGKCGAFGSCNPQNSPICSCLWGFEPKNTEEWNRENWTSGCVRRTPLQCERVNNGSEGEKKDGFLKLTMMKIPDLANWSSISEEECRTQCLENCSCIAYAYDSGIDCVTWTRSLIDLQKFSSGGVDVYVRLADSELDKEGKVKVIVTVTVITGVIFIGICTFILWRWMAKQKAKKRKTKMVLFPHQKFSGEDNLGDNVNQVKLQELPLFNLQELASATNNFHQSNRLGQGGFGPVYRGKMSDGQEIAVKRLSRASEQGQEEFMNEVVVISKLQHRNLVKLLGCCVEGEEKMLVYEYMPNKSLDAVLFVKPKLLDWRRRFNIIMGISRGLLYLHRDSRLRIIHRDLKASNILLDEELNPKISDFGMARIFGNNEDQANTKRVVGTYGYMSPEYAMEGRFSEKSDVFSFGVLLLEIVSGRKNSSFYDDEHAMSLLGFAWKMWNADDVMALTDSMIREVHFEMEILRCIHVGLLCVQEFAKDRPTVSIVISMLKSETIDLPLPKQPAFIERQIAPHAGSSQHNPSKGSLNNVTVTMVEGR is encoded by the exons ATGTTCTCACAAACAAGAAGCCTTGAAACTATGGAGCTTGTTCGAAACGCCAACTTGTCAGCTCTTCTTATCTTGCTGTTTTGCTTTTGTTTAGAGTTTGGCTCTTCGACAGACACCATCACAGCCGCTAAATTCATCAGCGACCCTGAAACCATAATCTCCAATGGGGGTTCCTTCCAACTGGGATTTTTCAGCCCTCCAAATTCTACCTATCGCTATGTTGGGATATGGTATTCTAACATTTCTGTGTCCCCTGTCATATGGGTTGCTAACAGAGACCAGCCCCTCAATAATTCCTCTGGAATTTTCGCCATATCCGAAGATGGCAATCTGGTAGTATTAGATGGGCAAAACAACGTTCTTTGGTCATCAAATTTAACAAGTTCTGTTGTCAATTCGAGTGCCCAGCTTTTAGATAATGGAAACCTTGTCTTGCAAGGAAATGCTACAGAGACAACCAGATGGGAGAGTTTCGAACATCCTTGTGATACAGTCCCTCCAAATATGGAAATTAGTACTAATGTTACAACAGGCAAGAAAGTGCAGCTGACGTCATGGAAAAGTTCTTCTGATCCATCCATTGGAAACTTCTCTGCCGGTATTGATGTTCGTAATCTTCCTGAACTTTTGGTTTGGAAAGACAGTAGCCCATATTGGCGGAGTGGTCCATGGAACAGCCGGATCTTTATTGGAATACCGGACATGTATTCTTCATATCTTAATGGATTTAGTCTTGAAGATGATAAAGAAGGaacatttttctctttaacTTTTTCCTATTCGAACATACCTTTCCCGACAAAATTTGTCTTGAATGCGCAAGGAAATCTACTGCTAACATATTTCAACAATGGGGAGGATTGGGAGGTCCCGTGGTCAGCTTGGAAGAGCGAGTGTGATGTTTATGGCAAGTGTGGGGCATTTGGAAGCTGTAATCCACAGAATTCACCAATTTGCAGCTGTTTATGGGGGTTTGAGCCAAAGAATACAGAAGAATGGAACAGAGAAAATTGGACTAGTGGATGTGTGAGGAGGACACCCTTGCAGTGTGAGAGGGTGAACAATGGCagtgaaggggaaaaaaaagatggaTTTTTGAAACTGACGATGATGAAAATCCCAGACTTGGCAAATTGGTCATCTATTTCGGAAGAGGAATGTAGAACCCAATGCTTGGAGAATTGTTCTTGCATAGCTTACGCATATGATTCAGGCATTGACTGTGTGACATGGACAAGAAGCTTAATTGACTTACAGAAATTCTCGAGTGGCGGAGTTGATGTTTATGTTCGTTTGGCCGATTCAGAACTTG ACAAAGAAGGAAAAGTGAAAGTAATCGTCACAGTCACAGTGATCACAGGAGTAATATTCATTGGCATCTGTACTTTCATATTATGGCGTTGGATGGCTAAACAAAAAG caaagaaaaggaaaacgaaGATGGTTTTGTTCCCACATCAAAAGTTTTCTGGTGAAGACAATCTTGGAGACAACGTGAACCAAGTTAAACTCCAAGAGCTACCATTATTCAATCTTCAGGAGCTGGCAAGTGCAACAAACAACTTCCATCAATCAAATAGGCTTGGGCAGGGTGGATTTGGTCCTGTATACAGG GGGAAAATGTCCGATGGACAAGAAATTGCAGTAAAAAGACTTTCAAGAGCCTCTGAACAAGGGCAAGAAGAGTTTATGAATGAGGTAGTGGTGATCTCTAAACTCCAACACCGGAATTTGGTTAAACTCCTTGGCTGCTGTGTTGAAGGGGAAGAAAAGATGTTGGTTTATGAATACATGCCAAACAAAAGCTTGGATGCAGTTCTTTTTG TCAAACCAAAACTACTAGATTGGAGAAGACGATTCAACATTATCATGGGAATCAGTCGAGGTCTTCTGTACCTTCATAGAGATTCCAGATTAAGGATTATTCATAGAGATTTAAAGGCAAGTAATATCTTGTTGGATGAAGAGctaaatccaaaaatatcagattttggcatggctAGGATTTTTGGAAACAATGAAGATCAAGCCAATACTAAAAGGGTCGTTGGAACATA CGGCTACATGTCCCCTGAATATGCAATGGAAGGACGATTTTCAGAGAAATCTGATGTCTTCAGCTTTGGAGTGTTATTACTGGAGATAGTTAGTGGAAGAAAAAACTCTAGCTTTTATGATGATGAGCACGCCATGAGCCTTCTAGGATTT GCATGGAAAATGTGGAATGCAGATGACGTAATGGCGTTAACAGACTCGATGATACGTGAAGTACACTTTGAAATGGAAATTTTGAGATGCATACATGTTGGGCTGCTGTGTGTGCAAGAATTTGCTAAAGATAGGCCAACTGTATCTATTGTTATTTCCATGCTTAAAAGTGAGACTATTGATCTGCCTCTTCCAAAGCAACCTGCATTCATCGAAAGACAAATTGCCCCACATGCTGGCTCCTCTCAACACAACCCAAGTAAAGGCTCCCTTAACAATGTTACTGTTACAATGGTTGAGGGCCGATAG